In a single window of the Rhodoferax saidenbachensis genome:
- a CDS encoding TIGR04438 family Trp-rich protein: MYFLGLGLILLVMKYLEMGPVAAWSWPIVLAPFGLAVAWWAWADASGYTKKKAMQKDEARRQARIDRNRAAVGTLNSKKRR; encoded by the coding sequence ATGTATTTTTTGGGTTTGGGTTTGATTCTTCTGGTCATGAAATACCTGGAGATGGGCCCGGTGGCTGCCTGGTCCTGGCCGATCGTGCTGGCCCCCTTTGGTCTGGCAGTCGCCTGGTGGGCGTGGGCAGATGCTTCAGGCTATACCAAGAAAAAAGCCATGCAAAAAGATGAAGCGCGCCGCCAGGCACGCATCGACCGCAACCGTGCGGCGGTCGGCACGCTGAACTCCAAAAAACGCCGCTAG
- a CDS encoding fimbrial biogenesis chaperone, protein MIWPLDPVIEEDQRAAAMWLENRGAQTVSLQIRVLAWTQANGEESYDNQDGIIPSPPSAVIQPGQRQLVRLMKASAIPDAKELAYRILVDELPSAAAAAGQDESNGAAAGNSMGIKLQIRYSVPLFVSGKGHWMKPRADRKREPATAAQPVLSWRTLREGPDNYLVIRNTGNAHARLTAVQWVRGNETQPINPGLLGYVLANTQMRWRLERPPPMGFVPQVRVNASDKPVELATQ, encoded by the coding sequence ATGATCTGGCCACTGGATCCGGTGATCGAAGAAGACCAGCGGGCTGCTGCCATGTGGCTGGAGAACCGGGGGGCACAAACCGTATCGCTGCAAATACGCGTGCTCGCCTGGACACAGGCCAATGGCGAAGAAAGTTATGACAACCAAGATGGCATCATTCCCAGCCCGCCATCTGCCGTGATCCAGCCAGGCCAGCGACAACTGGTGCGCCTGATGAAAGCCTCCGCTATCCCCGATGCCAAGGAGCTGGCCTATCGCATACTCGTGGACGAACTTCCCTCCGCCGCCGCAGCAGCGGGCCAGGACGAATCCAATGGCGCTGCCGCAGGCAACTCCATGGGCATCAAACTGCAGATCCGCTATTCAGTCCCCCTGTTCGTCAGCGGCAAAGGGCATTGGATGAAACCCCGCGCGGACCGTAAGAGGGAGCCGGCCACGGCAGCGCAGCCCGTGCTGAGCTGGCGCACCCTGCGAGAGGGGCCAGACAACTATCTGGTGATACGCAACACTGGCAACGCCCATGCCCGCCTGACTGCCGTGCAATGGGTACGGGGGAACGAAACCCAGCCCATCAACCCCGGCTTGCTGGGGTACGTGCTGGCCAACACACAGATGCGATGGCGGCTGGAACGACCGCCTCCCATGGGTTTTGTCCCTCAAGTCCGTGTCAATGCCAGCGATAAGCCTGTAGAACTTGCCACGCAATGA
- a CDS encoding Csu type fimbrial protein, with product MYLQVATTTMGLWFGCAHAATPVPTTATFAVNATVVAGCMVVGNPSQTTGVGFGMLDFGTHSAVTNTNINTSMGLSGGSMAQMQCTSGVAVTMTLDGGQNASGTQRRMKMAPNYYIPYSLQASASGNSAIAPGVGVTINTTNGVMTLPVWGIASPPGSGLPAGQYSDTVQVLFSW from the coding sequence ATGTACCTGCAGGTAGCGACGACTACCATGGGACTGTGGTTTGGCTGTGCACACGCGGCCACACCAGTGCCTACCACGGCCACCTTTGCGGTCAACGCAACGGTGGTGGCGGGTTGCATGGTTGTCGGCAACCCTTCCCAAACCACAGGCGTCGGTTTTGGCATGTTGGATTTCGGCACCCACTCCGCAGTAACGAACACCAACATCAACACCAGCATGGGCCTGAGCGGGGGCAGCATGGCGCAAATGCAATGCACCTCGGGTGTTGCGGTCACGATGACGCTGGACGGTGGGCAGAACGCCTCCGGTACACAGCGCCGTATGAAGATGGCTCCTAACTACTACATCCCTTACTCGCTACAGGCATCTGCCAGCGGCAACTCTGCCATCGCGCCAGGCGTCGGTGTCACGATCAACACCACCAACGGAGTCATGACACTACCCGTATGGGGAATCGCCAGTCCGCCTGGGTCCGGTCTGCCTGCAGGCCAATACAGCGACACCGTGCAGGTTCTGTTCAGTTGGTAA
- a CDS encoding Csu type fimbrial protein translates to MKDFQFLQIVRRQCWPLLLGLVLAAASTQAANACTASETGGTLTPASSQRVSGGPTITGSGTFAFNCGSTVLSVLGTPTLKATLQPSVSGLTLKNGANTIGYQIYSNAGVSTPYVGGAIVINLSGTTLLGVLNAGVGNTLPIYIATTPGANVPAGTYTDTVQVTWEYHNICEGLLGALGICVGVANNGTTVRNMTISLTVTNDCTINAPAVNFGSAPLVSGFGTVSQSISLLCSKGMTYTVGLSTGAYPANGRRRMASGANRLEYDIFKTDSTVWGNIGSARANGPAMADGVSLQTIGYTARVYQDQATPPVGSFADSVVVDVSF, encoded by the coding sequence ATGAAAGACTTTCAATTTTTACAGATCGTCCGGCGGCAATGCTGGCCTCTGCTACTGGGGCTGGTGCTTGCGGCAGCCAGCACACAAGCCGCCAACGCCTGCACTGCATCTGAAACCGGTGGCACTCTCACGCCGGCATCCTCACAACGCGTTTCTGGCGGCCCTACCATCACCGGCTCTGGCACTTTCGCGTTCAACTGCGGTTCCACCGTGCTGTCGGTACTGGGCACACCCACGCTCAAAGCCACGCTGCAACCCTCGGTTTCCGGTTTGACGCTCAAAAACGGTGCCAATACCATCGGGTACCAGATCTACAGCAACGCTGGCGTCAGCACGCCCTACGTCGGCGGGGCGATTGTGATCAACCTGTCGGGCACTACGCTGCTCGGGGTTCTCAACGCCGGTGTGGGCAACACGCTGCCGATCTACATCGCGACAACACCCGGTGCCAACGTACCGGCAGGAACCTATACCGACACAGTCCAGGTGACCTGGGAGTACCACAACATCTGCGAAGGCCTGCTCGGCGCACTGGGCATCTGCGTGGGTGTGGCCAACAACGGCACAACCGTACGCAACATGACGATCAGCCTGACCGTCACCAACGACTGCACGATCAACGCGCCTGCGGTGAACTTCGGCTCTGCCCCCCTTGTCAGCGGCTTTGGCACAGTGTCACAAAGCATCAGCCTGCTGTGCAGCAAGGGCATGACCTACACCGTGGGCCTGAGCACCGGGGCCTACCCTGCCAATGGCCGCCGCCGCATGGCCTCCGGCGCCAACCGGCTTGAGTACGATATTTTCAAAACAGACAGCACCGTCTGGGGCAACATAGGCTCGGCGCGGGCCAATGGTCCGGCCATGGCGGATGGCGTCAGCTTGCAAACCATTGGCTACACCGCCAGGGTCTACCAGGACCAGGCGACACCCCCGGTAGGCAGCTTTGCAGACAGCGTGGTGGTAGATGTCAGTTTCTGA
- a CDS encoding fimbria/pilus outer membrane usher protein, translating to MTLYLELVINGQASGQVVPVQVRGGHFYVEADVLQELHVRTPPTPDGMVAVDQIAGVTVEYDSTAQRLELMLPPDWLPEQQLGAEPAQFPGSATGGQGFLLNYDLYASDLARPGAYASIWSEQRLFGSWGVASNTGVYRTALDGGYSDYLRYDTRWTYSDPATVRTLTVGDLITGTLPWGNAVRMGGIQIARNFAVRPDLVPYPLPRFSGQATVPSAVDLFINGYKASSEVVQPGPFTLNTMPFINGAGEASVVTTDALGRQVLTTVPFYVSNTLLKTDTTDYSLALGALRQDYGIKNFSYGQMATSGSYRRGMGDAWTLEGRAELTDGLAAVGIGSVAALGRFGVVNVSLTDSHHSDEQGQQWSYGYQYNAQRFGFGAQHTQRNSGFASLGAMGSGAAALSLGTTQLNLSGSLGPVGSISLAYFDLEAADGQHTQIATLNFTKAVNSSNFFSVNLSHALLTHEYNLQLQWTLLLDSLGSVSVTGTRNRQAEGSQVQYSRSPPPSGGLGWNLSHASTGGQDEYRQASATWRAASTQIQAGVYAQGRQSASWAGATGSLVVMDGGIFPSNRINDAFALVSTSGVPGVPVRFENQLVGQTDEDGHLLVTGVNAYYPSRFEIDTLELPDFMRVPQTEQRIVLRSGSGAVLRFEISQIVAASLTLVDERGQPLPMGMQVQHVGSGQTAVLGWDGQVYLEGLGLENELVVRGANLPTCRVRFLVPASAPTVLRLGPLVCRPQASFAGLEWSDTESDFVSRADVFQDILDPLPVAAGDTP from the coding sequence ATGACCCTCTATCTTGAACTGGTGATTAACGGACAGGCCAGTGGCCAGGTCGTACCGGTACAAGTGCGCGGTGGACACTTTTACGTCGAAGCCGATGTACTCCAAGAGTTGCACGTGCGGACGCCTCCAACACCTGACGGCATGGTCGCAGTGGACCAGATCGCAGGCGTGACCGTGGAATATGACAGTACGGCCCAGCGACTGGAACTGATGCTGCCCCCCGACTGGCTGCCGGAACAACAACTGGGCGCCGAGCCGGCCCAATTCCCCGGTTCCGCAACCGGCGGTCAAGGCTTCCTGCTCAACTATGACCTCTATGCAAGCGATCTCGCGCGCCCCGGGGCTTATGCCTCCATATGGAGCGAGCAACGTCTCTTTGGCAGCTGGGGGGTGGCGTCCAACACGGGCGTCTACCGAACCGCACTGGACGGGGGCTACAGCGACTACCTGCGTTACGACACGCGTTGGACCTACTCCGATCCCGCCACCGTACGCACCCTGACGGTCGGTGATTTGATTACCGGCACCCTTCCGTGGGGCAATGCGGTGCGGATGGGCGGCATCCAGATTGCCCGCAATTTTGCTGTGCGCCCTGATCTGGTCCCCTACCCGTTGCCCCGCTTTTCCGGTCAGGCTACCGTACCTTCCGCCGTGGACCTGTTCATCAATGGCTACAAAGCGAGCAGCGAGGTAGTGCAACCGGGTCCGTTCACCCTGAACACCATGCCCTTCATCAATGGAGCGGGCGAGGCGTCCGTGGTAACCACCGATGCCCTGGGGCGCCAGGTGCTCACGACAGTTCCGTTTTACGTGTCCAACACCTTGCTAAAGACCGACACCACTGACTACTCGCTCGCGCTGGGGGCCTTGCGCCAAGACTACGGCATCAAGAATTTTTCCTATGGGCAGATGGCCACCTCCGGGTCTTACCGACGTGGCATGGGGGACGCATGGACACTGGAAGGCCGTGCGGAGTTGACAGATGGACTGGCAGCAGTCGGCATAGGTAGTGTTGCGGCGCTGGGCCGTTTTGGCGTTGTTAATGTGTCGCTCACAGACAGCCACCACAGCGATGAACAGGGGCAACAGTGGAGTTACGGCTACCAATACAATGCCCAGCGTTTTGGTTTCGGCGCACAACATACACAACGCAACTCGGGCTTTGCCAGCCTGGGTGCCATGGGCTCGGGTGCTGCAGCGTTGAGCCTGGGCACTACCCAGCTCAATCTCAGTGGTTCATTGGGCCCCGTCGGCTCCATCTCGCTAGCCTACTTTGATCTTGAGGCTGCAGACGGGCAACATACCCAAATAGCCACACTGAATTTCACCAAGGCCGTCAACAGCAGCAACTTCTTTTCGGTCAACCTGAGCCATGCGCTGCTCACCCATGAATACAACCTGCAACTGCAATGGACCTTGCTGCTGGACAGCCTGGGCAGTGTCAGCGTCACCGGCACGCGCAACCGCCAGGCTGAAGGCAGCCAGGTCCAATACAGCCGCAGCCCGCCGCCCTCCGGTGGCCTGGGCTGGAATCTGTCGCATGCATCCACCGGTGGTCAAGACGAATACCGCCAGGCCAGCGCAACCTGGCGCGCTGCCTCAACCCAGATTCAGGCGGGTGTCTACGCACAGGGACGCCAGAGCGCAAGTTGGGCCGGTGCTACCGGCTCCTTGGTTGTCATGGATGGGGGCATATTCCCTTCCAACCGCATCAATGACGCATTTGCCCTGGTTTCCACATCGGGAGTGCCGGGGGTGCCCGTGCGCTTTGAAAACCAGTTGGTAGGCCAGACCGACGAAGACGGACACCTGCTGGTCACCGGCGTCAACGCCTACTACCCCTCGCGCTTCGAGATTGACACGCTGGAACTGCCTGACTTCATGCGGGTGCCACAGACCGAGCAGCGCATCGTGTTGCGTTCGGGCAGTGGTGCCGTACTCCGATTTGAGATTTCTCAAATTGTGGCCGCCAGCCTGACCCTGGTGGACGAACGGGGACAACCACTGCCAATGGGCATGCAGGTCCAGCATGTAGGCAGCGGACAGACCGCCGTGCTGGGCTGGGACGGACAGGTCTATCTGGAGGGCCTGGGTCTGGAAAACGAACTGGTAGTCCGCGGCGCCAATCTGCCGACATGCCGTGTGCGTTTTTTGGTGCCGGCCAGTGCGCCCACGGTACTGCGACTCGGACCCCTGGTATGCCGCCCCCAAGCATCGTTTGCCGGCCTGGAGTGGTCAGACACCGAATCAGACTTTGTAAGCCGTGCAGACGTATTCCAGGACATTCTTGACCCCCTTCCCGTGGCAGCAGGAGACACGCCATGA
- a CDS encoding response regulator yields MIPSKAQSHQAKGRSLHTFLAQVIWLCVTPMVLVAAFLAIDDVNDVNKARNEDAIRLTTNMRDVVDSYLRARINALQMLADTTPVGEPSRLSGLYHQAQAFRKSFGGHVVLASLDTQMLFNTREPFGASLPKLPQPKGRAAVPLALKTGKPAVGDAFMGTIAREPLIAVAMPIMRDGNPQGLLISTFETRQFDSRLAVQPLPDGWTLSIVDSKGEEIARRGPQRARMANADIQDQRFVAASSMSAWTVVLEVPPHIFRAPMLEAGIRLAIAIAGATLVGVIGGLLASRRLGESVASLALPSAQDAQILDIQEISAVRELLDQTAHKRALAEAALRDSAALYQHTLDNMLEGCQIIDFQWRYRYLNAASARQGHQTVEGLIGRTMMQAYPGIEHSATFAMLKRCMEERTAQFGENQFDFPDGTVGWFHINVVPVTEGIAVFSMDVTERKSTELALQASQAAALEKQRQAHEKTLLLMNEAVAARARAESANASLRELSMAVEQSAESIAISTLDGTLEYVNAAYLSTSGYTREELLGHSAIPALASSLPSGAGSGLRAMLMRGEVWKGELNSRRKDGSAYTEFAVISPLRQEDNRITHFVAVKQDVTEKKLLNQELEKHRYHLQELITQSTNELQEARAEADTANQAKSAFLANMSHEIRTPMNAIIGLTWLLRNDTPTPEQAGRLEKIDNAARHLLSIINNILDLSKIEAGKLELERTDFALGSVLDNVRSMIMNQAHAKGLTIEVEGDDLPLWLCGDPTRLRQSLLNFAANAVKFTSQGTVWLRCRVEQESPRGIMIRFEVQDTGIGIAPKDLPSLFNAFAQADVTTSRNFGGTGLGLSITRHLAQLMGGDAGCESQEGHGSTFWFTACLQPGHGPATKDPLKKWTDSATELRQRHEGARLLLVEDNPVNREVATELLRRLGLAVDTAENGLVALEMVQAHAYDLILMDVQMPVMDGLQATRAIRQLPTSPSLPILAMTANAFEEDKRACLAAGMNDFVSKPVIPQDLYTTLLRWLETAKNETRH; encoded by the coding sequence ATGATTCCGTCAAAAGCGCAATCGCATCAGGCCAAAGGGCGCTCCCTGCACACTTTCCTGGCGCAGGTGATATGGCTATGCGTGACGCCCATGGTGTTGGTTGCTGCTTTTCTGGCGATCGATGACGTCAACGACGTCAATAAGGCCCGCAACGAAGACGCGATCCGGCTGACGACCAATATGCGCGATGTCGTCGACAGTTACCTTCGCGCCCGCATCAACGCACTGCAAATGCTGGCCGACACCACGCCAGTAGGCGAACCTTCACGCCTATCGGGGCTCTACCATCAGGCGCAGGCGTTTCGCAAGAGCTTTGGTGGGCACGTGGTGCTGGCCAGTCTTGATACGCAAATGCTCTTCAACACGCGAGAGCCGTTCGGGGCGTCACTGCCCAAGCTACCCCAACCCAAAGGTCGTGCGGCTGTACCTCTCGCACTGAAAACAGGAAAACCCGCGGTAGGAGACGCCTTCATGGGTACCATCGCACGCGAGCCCCTGATTGCCGTCGCCATGCCGATCATGCGCGATGGCAACCCCCAAGGATTGCTGATCAGCACATTTGAAACACGGCAGTTCGATAGTCGCCTTGCCGTGCAACCGCTGCCCGATGGCTGGACACTTTCCATAGTGGACAGCAAGGGCGAGGAGATTGCACGCCGTGGCCCGCAACGCGCCCGTATGGCCAATGCTGATATCCAGGACCAACGTTTCGTGGCTGCCAGCAGCATGTCGGCCTGGACGGTGGTGTTGGAGGTGCCACCCCATATTTTTCGTGCCCCCATGCTGGAAGCAGGAATTCGTCTGGCCATTGCCATCGCTGGAGCAACCTTGGTGGGGGTGATCGGCGGGCTTCTTGCCAGTCGCCGTCTGGGCGAATCGGTCGCCTCGCTGGCCCTTCCATCAGCACAGGATGCGCAAATACTCGATATCCAAGAAATTTCTGCCGTGCGTGAACTGCTGGACCAGACCGCACACAAGCGGGCCCTCGCCGAAGCGGCATTGCGGGACAGTGCGGCGCTTTACCAGCACACGCTGGACAACATGCTGGAAGGCTGCCAGATCATCGACTTTCAGTGGCGCTACCGATACCTCAACGCTGCGAGTGCACGCCAGGGTCACCAGACTGTGGAAGGTCTGATTGGGCGCACGATGATGCAGGCCTACCCCGGCATTGAGCACAGTGCCACGTTCGCCATGCTGAAGCGCTGCATGGAGGAGCGGACCGCACAGTTCGGCGAAAACCAGTTCGACTTCCCCGATGGCACCGTGGGCTGGTTTCACATCAATGTGGTACCCGTGACAGAGGGCATTGCCGTTTTCAGCATGGACGTTACCGAACGCAAATCAACCGAACTGGCCCTGCAGGCCAGTCAGGCGGCGGCGCTCGAGAAGCAGCGCCAGGCACATGAAAAAACCCTGTTGTTGATGAATGAAGCTGTGGCCGCCCGCGCCCGTGCGGAATCGGCCAACGCCTCACTGCGTGAGCTTTCAATGGCCGTCGAGCAAAGCGCCGAGAGTATCGCCATCAGCACCTTGGATGGCACCCTGGAGTATGTGAATGCCGCCTACCTGAGTACCAGCGGATACACCCGCGAAGAATTGTTGGGACACAGTGCCATTCCCGCACTGGCCAGCTCCTTGCCTTCGGGTGCGGGCAGCGGACTGCGGGCGATGCTGATGCGCGGAGAAGTCTGGAAAGGAGAGCTCAACAGCCGTCGAAAGGACGGCAGCGCCTACACCGAGTTTGCAGTCATCAGCCCCTTACGTCAGGAAGACAACCGCATTACCCATTTTGTGGCGGTGAAGCAGGACGTCACTGAGAAGAAGCTGCTTAACCAGGAGCTGGAAAAGCACCGCTACCACCTGCAGGAACTGATTACCCAGAGTACAAACGAATTGCAGGAAGCGCGGGCTGAAGCCGATACGGCGAATCAGGCAAAAAGTGCGTTTCTTGCCAACATGAGCCATGAGATCCGCACACCGATGAACGCCATCATCGGACTGACATGGCTGTTGCGCAATGACACTCCCACGCCGGAGCAGGCCGGTCGTCTGGAAAAAATAGACAATGCAGCGCGCCACCTGCTGTCCATCATCAACAATATTCTGGATCTGTCCAAGATAGAAGCCGGGAAGCTTGAGCTTGAGCGGACGGACTTTGCATTGGGCAGTGTTCTTGACAATGTGCGCTCCATGATCATGAACCAGGCACATGCCAAAGGACTGACGATAGAAGTCGAAGGGGATGATCTGCCTCTCTGGCTATGCGGAGACCCCACACGGTTGCGCCAGTCCCTGCTGAATTTCGCTGCCAATGCAGTCAAGTTCACGTCACAGGGAACCGTGTGGTTGCGCTGCAGAGTGGAACAGGAAAGCCCGCGAGGCATCATGATTCGCTTCGAAGTGCAGGACACGGGAATCGGTATTGCCCCAAAAGATTTGCCTTCCCTCTTCAATGCTTTTGCCCAGGCAGATGTCACCACCAGTCGCAACTTTGGGGGGACGGGTTTGGGCTTGTCCATCACCAGACACCTGGCCCAGCTCATGGGCGGCGATGCAGGTTGCGAAAGCCAGGAAGGCCACGGAAGCACCTTCTGGTTCACCGCGTGTCTGCAACCCGGCCATGGCCCGGCGACGAAAGACCCTCTCAAAAAGTGGACCGATTCCGCAACAGAATTGAGGCAACGCCACGAAGGTGCACGCCTGCTGCTGGTTGAAGACAACCCGGTGAACCGTGAGGTTGCGACCGAACTGCTACGTCGCTTGGGGTTGGCGGTCGACACTGCCGAAAATGGCCTGGTGGCGCTGGAGATGGTGCAGGCCCATGCCTACGACCTCATTCTGATGGACGTCCAAATGCCCGTCATGGACGGGTTACAGGCGACCCGCGCCATACGCCAGTTACCCACCTCACCATCTCTGCCCATTCTGGCCATGACAGCCAACGCATTTGAAGAAGACAAGCGTGCGTGCCTCGCCGCCGGCATGAATGACTTTGTCAGCAAACCCGTCATTCCGCAGGACCTGTACACCACGCTGCTGCGTTGGCTGGAAACCGCGAAAAACGAAACCCGACACTGA
- a CDS encoding c-type cytochrome produces the protein MKRILITAALSVTAILSSAPAFADLALATSKNCMACHAVDKKLVGPAFKDVAAKYKTDKTAADRLAAKVIKGGSGAWGAVPMPANPQVSEAESKKLVAWVLSQK, from the coding sequence ATGAAACGCATTCTGATCACCGCAGCCCTCAGCGTCACCGCAATTCTGTCGTCTGCGCCGGCATTTGCCGATCTGGCTTTGGCCACATCCAAGAACTGCATGGCCTGCCATGCAGTGGACAAGAAATTGGTCGGCCCCGCTTTCAAGGACGTCGCCGCCAAGTACAAGACCGATAAGACTGCCGCCGACAGGCTAGCCGCCAAGGTCATCAAGGGCGGTAGCGGTGCTTGGGGTGCCGTCCCTATGCCAGCGAACCCCCAAGTGAGCGAAGCCGAGTCCAAAAAACTCGTGGCCTGGGTTCTGAGCCAGAAGTAA
- a CDS encoding Csu type fimbrial protein, which yields MTKTRNIVLALTTSIGLGLTALSASAAGTMTGQLNAQMVLQAGCIISGAPGAGSSGVNFGTLDFGSHPSTFTGVLTAAANGGAGGAGATQITCSTDITALNVSVSGGNNVGQGAAVGTGARAMKLGTSTYLPYDVYSDSALTTPYPTAASSVGVVLPGTGAPFPLPIFGRINKTSVNAMPSGTYTDVLQVTLSW from the coding sequence ATGACAAAGACTCGCAACATTGTTCTGGCTCTCACCACCAGCATCGGCCTTGGCCTGACTGCACTGAGTGCATCCGCAGCCGGCACCATGACCGGACAGTTGAACGCCCAAATGGTGCTGCAAGCCGGTTGCATCATTTCCGGTGCGCCAGGTGCGGGTAGCTCCGGTGTGAACTTCGGCACGCTGGACTTTGGCAGCCACCCCAGCACCTTCACCGGTGTGTTGACTGCAGCCGCCAACGGTGGTGCAGGCGGCGCAGGTGCAACACAGATCACCTGCTCTACGGACATCACTGCACTGAACGTGAGCGTCAGCGGAGGTAACAACGTCGGGCAGGGCGCCGCAGTGGGCACCGGCGCACGTGCCATGAAGCTGGGCACGTCCACTTACCTGCCGTATGACGTCTACAGCGACTCTGCCCTGACCACGCCCTACCCCACCGCAGCGTCCTCCGTTGGTGTAGTGCTGCCTGGTACCGGTGCTCCCTTCCCATTGCCCATCTTCGGCCGTATCAACAAGACCAGTGTCAACGCCATGCCATCGGGCACCTATACCGATGTTCTGCAAGTCACACTGAGTTGGTAA
- a CDS encoding response regulator transcription factor: MHIGILEDDPVQRELLETLVRQGQHTCRSFESAASFLEALKLESFDLTLIDWVLPDGNGGEVLRWIRKNIGWQLPSIVITARDEEPTVVAALEAGADDYIVKPAKPLELLARVSAASRRARPGSLPVIRAGDYEIDIERQRLSIGGKVIELTQKEFDLSVCLFQNLGKLLSRDYLLNKVWGISADVDVRTVDTHVSRVRRKLSIDGSRGWKLVPIYGFGYRFERVDLAEPT, translated from the coding sequence ATGCACATTGGAATACTCGAAGATGACCCAGTGCAACGCGAGTTGCTCGAAACGCTGGTGCGACAGGGTCAGCACACCTGCCGCTCTTTTGAGTCGGCAGCCAGTTTCCTGGAGGCGCTGAAGCTGGAAAGCTTCGACCTGACCCTCATCGACTGGGTCTTGCCCGATGGCAACGGGGGTGAAGTGCTGCGCTGGATCCGCAAAAACATAGGCTGGCAACTGCCCAGCATCGTCATCACCGCACGCGATGAAGAACCCACCGTCGTGGCTGCGCTGGAAGCAGGGGCGGACGACTACATCGTCAAGCCCGCCAAACCGCTGGAGCTGCTGGCCCGGGTCAGTGCCGCCTCGCGGCGCGCGCGCCCGGGGAGCCTGCCGGTAATACGTGCCGGCGACTACGAAATCGACATTGAACGCCAGCGCCTGTCGATTGGCGGCAAGGTCATTGAGCTCACACAAAAGGAGTTTGACCTCTCGGTCTGCCTGTTCCAGAACCTGGGCAAGCTGCTCTCCCGCGACTACCTGCTCAACAAGGTCTGGGGCATTTCGGCCGATGTGGACGTACGCACGGTAGACACCCATGTCAGTCGCGTGCGCCGCAAGCTCTCCATTGATGGCAGCCGTGGTTGGAAATTGGTGCCGATCTATGGCTTTGGTTACCGCTTTGAACGGGTGGATCTGGCGGAACCCACCTAA